DNA sequence from the Sphingomonas bisphenolicum genome:
TTGGCCTCTTGCTGGGCCTCGTCGCCCGCCAGATCGGCGCGGGGCCGGATGGCGACCTCAACTGGCTGGCGACCGCGCTCAAGACGGTCGGCTCTATCTTCGTCTCGCTGCTGAAGGCGATCGTACCGCCTCTGGTCTTCGCCGCCATCGTCGCGTCGATCGCCAATCTGCGCGCGCTCGACAATGCCGCGCGGCTGGCGGGGCAGACCCTGCTCTGGTTCGCCATCACCGCGTTGATCGCAGTCGCGATCGGCATCGCCATCGGCGTCATCGTCCAGCCGGGCGCGGGCCTGCACGGCACGGCGTTGGCCATGGGCAAGAGCGAGAACATGGGCGGCTGGCTCGATTTCCTCAAGGGCCTGGTCCCGGCCAACAGCCTGGCCCTGTCGGGCAGCACCAAGATCACCGACGGCAGCGCGTCCACCAGCATCAGCTTCAACATCCTGCAATTGCTGGTCATTTCGATCGCGGTCGGCCTCGCCACCTTGAAGGTCGGGGAAAAGGCCGACCCCTTCCTCGGCTTCGTCCGCTCGCTGCTCGCGGTGGTGCGCGCGCTGCTCGGCTGGGTCATCCGCCTGACACCGATCGGCTCGGCCGCGCTCATCGGCACCGCCATCGCCACCTATGGCTGGAGCGCGCTGGCGCAGCTTGGCACCTTCACCGCCGCCATTTACCTGGGCCTCGCGCTGGTGCTGCTGGTCGTCTATCCGCTGCTGCTGGTCGCCAATGGCCTGAAACCCGGCCCCTATTTCGCCAAGGCCTGGCCCGCGATCCAGTTGGGCTTCGTCTCGCGCTCCTCGGTCGGCACCCTGCCCGTCACCGAAGCCGTGACCGAACGGCTGGGCGTGGACAAGGGCTATGCCGCCTTCGCCATTCCGCTGGCCTCCACCACCAAGATGGACGGCTGCGCGTCGATCTATCCTGCGCTGGCGGCGATCTTCGTCGCGGGCTTCTACGGCATCCCGCTCCACTTCGTGGACTATGCGCTGATCGTCTTCGTATCGGTCATCGGATCGGCCGCGACGGCCGGCCTGACCGGCGCGATCGTGATGCTGACGCTGACGCTCTCGACGCTGGGCCTGCCGCTGGAGGGCGTAGGGCTGTTGCTGGCGATCGACCCGATTTTGGATATGGGCCGCACTGCGGTCAACGTGGCGGGACAGGTGCTGGTCGGCGTGATCGTCGCCAAGCGGGAGGGGATATTGGACGAGGCGGCTTATTATGGCGAGGGCGCGCTGGTAGAGGTTTAGGGCATAGCCGCTGCCAATATACGGAACCTGCCCACCATTCCATCCGGGCAGGTTCCGTCTCTTTGGCGCTTTCTATTCCGCCGCCTCGGTCTCATGCACCGTTTCGGCTGACGCCATGCCCGGCGCGGCCGATGCTCCGCCAAGCTTGTCGCGAACACCCTTCTCGATCCGTTGTCCCGTTTCCGGGTCGATATTGCGCCAATAGGCAAAGGCGCGCATCAGCACCTTCTCGCTCACGCCGTCGCACAAATGGCCCACGACATTGTCGACCAGCCGCGCACGCGCGGCATCGTCCATCACATCGCGCACCAGCGCGCCGGGCTGGCTGCAGTCATCATCGTCCGCACGCAAACTATATGCGGTTCGCACCATTTCGCCGTCCGCCTGCCAAAGCCCGGCCTCATGGGCGTCGGCCTGCGCCGCCGGACCACCATAGCTATTGGGCGCATAGACCGGATCGGTCGCTTTCGCGACGCGCATGGCGCCTGCCTGGGAATAGCTATGGACAGGCGCGACCGGCTGGTTGACCGGTATCTGCTTGTAGTTGACGCCGAGCCGGGCGCGATGGGCATCGGCATAGGAGAAGCCGCGCGCGAGCAGCATCTTGTCGGGTGAAAGGCCCACGCCGGGCACCATATTGTTGGGTTCGAACGCAAGTTGCTCGATCTCGGTATGAAAATCGGTCGGGTTGCGGGTCAGCATCAACTTGCCGACCTCGATCAACGGATAGTCCGCGTGCGGCCAGGTCTTGGTCAAATCGAACGGATTGATCCGGTAGGTCTTGGCATCCTCATAGGGCATGATCTGCCATTTAAGCGTCCAGCTTGGATGATCGCCCTTGGCAATGGCATTGAAGAGGTCGCGGCGATGATAGTCGCCATCCTTGCCGGCCATCTTGTCGGCGTCATCCTGGGTGAAACATGCGTTGCCGTCGCCCAGATCGGTGTGGAAATGGAACTTGACCCAGAATTTCTCGCCGTCGGCATTGATGAGCGAATAGGTATGGCTGGAATAGCCGTTCATCTCGCGCCACGTCTTGGGAATCCCCCGATCGCCCATCAGATAGGTCACCTGATGAGCGCTTTCGGGCGACAATGTCCAGAAATCCCACTGCATGTCATGATCGCGCAAGCCATTGTCGGCCCTGCGCTTCTGCGAGCGTATGAAGTGCTGAAACTTCATCGGATCGCGCACGAAGAAGATCGGCGTATTGTTGCCGACCATATCGAAATTGCCTTCCTCGGTATAGAATTTTACTGAGAAACCGCGCGGATCGCGCCATGTGTCGGGGCTGCCACGCTCGCCCGCAACGGTCGAAAAGCGCATGGCGACATCGGTTTTAGCCCCCGGCTGGAACAGCTTTGCCTTGGTATATTTCGCGACATCCCCGGTGACTTCGAAATGCCCGAATGCACCGCTGCCCTTTGCGTGCGGCTGTCTCTCGGGGATTTGCTCCCGGTTGAAGTTCGCCATCTGCTCCAGCAGATAGTGATCGTTGAGCAGGATCGGCCCGTCGCTGCCGACGCTGAGTGAATATTCGTCGCTCTGGACAGGGATGCCGGCGTCGTTAGTGGTGCGGGGGACAGACGGATCGGTCATCGGGTTTCCTCGGTTTTTTTTGAATCGGCTATCTAGCCCTACCCACGAGACTGTCGGCGGTTCCATCGACCATGCCGATGACAGTGTTTCATGCGCGCCCTTTCTGCCCGACCACCATCTCTGCCACTTCCCTCTCGACATAAACGAACACCACTTCGCAAAAACCCTCCTATTGCGAAGTCCGCCCTGCGTAGCCGCACCCGCGCAAAAGCGAACCCTGCGACGGTGTGAACTTCGCAGCCTTCGCCAATCGTCGCCTACTCCCAAAGCCCCCAACCCCGCCCTGTCCTACACGCCCGCCATCGGCTATAGCCCTTGCCCAAAGCGGCGATATGTCCCACGGACGCCCGCACCATCCGCATTCCCCACACAGCCATAAAGTCACACGCACCATGCCCCATCATCAGGTCCACATCATCGGCGGCGGCCTCGCCGGAACGGAAGCCGCCTGGCAGTTGGCGCAGGCCGGCATCCGCGTGCGCCTGTCGGAAATGCGCGGAAGCGGCGACATGACCCCGGCGCACCAGACCGAGGGGCTGGCCGAACTGGTCTGCTCCAACAGTTTCCGGTCCGACGATGCCGACAAAAATGCCGTGGGCCTGCTGCATCAGGAAATGCGCCGGCTGGACTCGCTCATCATGGCGAGCGCCGAACCGGCCAAGGTGCCCGCCGGCTCCGCGCTGGCGGTCGACCGCCATGTCTTTTCCGACGCCGTCACCCGCGCGCTCGCCGACCATCCCAATGTGGAGATCGTGCGCGAGCGGATCGACATGCTGCCCACAGAGGGCATGACCATCGTCGCCACCGGCCCGCTGACCGCGCCCGCGCTCGCCACCAGCATCGGCCAGGCGGCGGGCATGGAGCATCTCGCCTTTTTCGACGCGATCGCGCCGGTCGTCCATTTCGACAGCATCGACATGGACCAGTGCTGGATGGCCAATCGCTGGGACAAGATCGGCCCCGGCGGCGGCGAGGGGAAGGATTATATCAACTGCCCGATGGACAAGGACCAGTATCAGGCCTTCGTCCAGGGCCTGCTCGACGGCGAAAAGACCGAGTTCAAGGAGTGGGAGGCAAGCACCCCCTATTTCGAAGGCTGTATGCCGATCGAGGTCATGGCGTCGCGCGGCCCGGAAACGCTGCGCCACGGGCCGATGAAGCCGATGGGCCTCGACAATCCACGCACCGGCCGCTGGCCCTATGCGGTGGTGCAGTTGCGGCAGGACAATGCCAGCGGCACTTTGTGGAACATGGTAGGTTTCCAGACCAAGCTGAAACATGGCGCGCAGGCCGAATTGTTCCGCACCATAGCCGGCCTCCAGAATGCCGAGTTCGCGCGGCTGGGCGGGTTGCACCGCAACACCTTCATCCAGAGCCCCAAGCTGCTCGACCCGACTTTGCGGCTGAAGAGCGCGCCGCATATCCGCTTTGCAGGCCAAATGACGGGCTGCGAAGGCTATGTGGAGAGCGCCGCGATCGGCCTGATCGCCGGGCGCTTCACCGCGGCTGAACTGCTGGGCCGCGACCTGACCCCGCCGCCGGCCGACACGGCGCTGGGCGCGCTGCTCGGCCATGTGACCGGCAATGTGGTGAGCGCCGACTATCAGCCGATGAACGTCAATTTCGGCCTGTTCCCGACTTTGGACGACGTAAAGAAGAAGCAGCGCAAGGAAGCCTATACGTCCCGCGCCCGCGCGTCCTTCGGCTTGTGGATGGGGGAGATGGAACTCGCCTGATTACCCCATTCCCGTTGAGATCAACATTTACACTTCGCCTTCACCGCCCGCTTGGGCGCGGTGGCGGCGAACTCCGCCGGGGTCAGCTTGCCGTCCTTGTCGGCATCCGCCGCGCCGAACCGGTCCGCCGTCGCCACCGCCCATTCCTCGAACGACAACAGATTGTCGCCATCCTTGTCCAGCGCCTTGAACGCCTTGGTGCGGCTGCCCATCATCTCGACACGGGTGATGACGCCGTCGCGGTTCCGGTCGTAGCGGGCGAAGCGCTTCTGCTCGCGGCTCTGCGGACTGGCCTCGCCGGGCATCGGTGGCGCGTCGCCGACGGCATCGGGATCGCCCTCCGGCAGCGCCTCCATCTCCGGCGGTGGCGGCGGGGCGGAGGCAAGCTGGGGCACCGGCGCATTGTCCGCCCGCCCCTGCCACCAGAACAGGCCGCCCGCGACCAGCAGCAGCGCCGCCATGCCACCCGCCAGCAATCGCCCCATGCCGCCCTCCTCAAGTCCGTAGGCGGCCAGCCTATCCCGACCGACTAGCGTCCGACAAGCGCGATCCGCAGCAACCGTCCCGCCAGCGCCCGCGGCATGCCTCTGGGCGCGCCCCGCCTGGCCTGCACATCCTGCCGCGCCAGGGTGAAGGCGATCCGCAGCGGCTTCCATCCCCGCGGCCAGCGCGCGCCGTCAACCTGCGGCAGCAACTCGGACGCCAGAGCCAGCGCCGCTTCCGCCAGCGCCTTGTCCCCGACATGCCCGGCCAGATCCCACAGCGCCCAAACCTGCCCCGCCGCCGCCAGCCAGGGCGGCATCTCCGCCGCATCGGCCAGCGCCCGGAACAATCCCCCGCCCCGTCCCGTCGCATAGTCGCGCAGCCCCTGCACGTCGATGTCCGGCTCGACCACCAGCACTTCCCAGCCATCGATCAGCGCCACCAATCCCGGCGAACCGATCGCTCCCGTCACCCGCATCGCATCGACGACGGGCTCGCCCTGCCCCTTGATGCCGGCCGAATCGGCGATGACGTCATTCCACCAGGCAAGGCGCATCTGGCCGATCATCGCCTCGCTGGTGGTGCGCGCGACCTTGGCCAGCCGCGCATCGAACGCCCAGAGCGCACGATGCCGCGCCGCCTGCCCACCGCCGGCATGGGCCGCCAGCACCGCGCCGAACGGCGGCACGGCGTCTTCGTCAAGGCTCATCGGGCGACTCCCGTCGTGACAAGGCCTGCGCAGGTTATCGGTCCTTTAACCATCTTCCTCATACACATTCTAACGAGTGCGCCTGCATAGGCGGACAGGTTGCCCAACCCATATGTGGGGTGTCTCGGGCGCGACATGGGTGATTGCAGGCAAATGGGCAAGACAGAAGAGCATCGACAAGGCTTCCTGAAGCGGCTGGCGGGCAACCAGGCGGGCAACGCCATGGCGATGGTCGCTGCGGCGATCATCCCGCTCGCGGCGCTGATCGGCGGCGGACTCGACATGAGCCGCGCCTATATGGCGCGCGCCCGGATGCAGCAGGCCTGCGACGCCGCCGCGCTGGCGGGGCGCCGCGCCATGACCGGTTCCTCCATGAGCCAGGCCGACAAGGATGAAGCGAAGAAATTCTTCGATTTCAACTTCCCGCAAAATACTTTCCAGGCTGCGACCTTCGTCCCCGTGATCCAGAGCAAGCCGGGCGAAACCACCACGGTGCAGGTGACGGCGGAAACGACCATGCCGACCACCATCATGAAGATCTTCGGCTATCAGACCCTGCCGCTCGCCGTGACATGCGAAAGCCGGTTCGACATCGGCAATACCGACGTCATGCTGGTGCTCGACACCACCGGGTCCATGTCCAGCAACATGACCGATACCGACGGCACCGTCATGACGCGGCTGGCCGCGCTCAAGCTGGCGGTGAAGGATTTCTACGATACGCTGGGCGCCGGGTCCGACACGACCGGGCGTATCCGCTACGGCTTCATGCCCTATAGTTCGACCGTGAACGTAGGTTATTCGTTGCCGGCCAGCGCTTTAATAGGTGGAACCACGGGTGAAACCTGGAATTACCAGACCCGCCGCCGCTACATCAGTAGCTACACCAGTTCCACCAGCTATGGCAGCTGGACCAAAACGTCCGGATCTACGACCAACGGCAGTGGGACCGATGTCGGCGATCGCTGGACCTGTCCCAACGACCGCTCGGATACCGTCACTTCCACCAGTAGCAATTCGTCCAATCCGTCCACGACTGACGGCAACGGGGTGATCACAACCACCGGAACGGAAACGCGCGTCACCACCGGCATCAACTACACCAACGGCAGCTGCTATTATTCCAGCAATAAATACCGGAAGGATTGGACCTCCGTCACATATAACAGCTACACGGAACAGCGTAGCACGACCGTGACCCAGACGCCGCAATATAGCTGGCAATATGGGCAATATCCGCTCGACGTGTCGAATTACATCACCGGCAATGCGACCACCAATCCGACGTCCGTGACCGGGGCGACCACCGACGCCAACGGCACGACCGTGTCCGCGACCAACACATGGGCCGGTTGCATCGAGGAACGCGATACCGACAGCAGCATAACCGCGACGACTTCCACAACTGCCGTCCCGAATGGCGCCTACGACCTGCAGATCGATACCGCGCCCACAAACACCGCCACCAAATGGCGCCCCCATTGGCCGGATGTGGAGTTCGATCGCAGCGGCCGTTGGCTAAACGACAATCGCAATAACGACTATCGCTCCGGCACCGGCGGCTGGAATGCCTGCCCCAGCAAGGCGCGCAAGCTGGCGAGCTATTCCAGCCGCACAGCCGTGCCGACCGGCATGTCCAGCAGCTTCGACAGCTATGTCGATGGCCTGATAGCGATCGGTGGCACCTATCATGACATCGGCATGATCTGGGGTGCTCGCTTCCTGTCGCCGACGGGTATCTTCGCGACTGACAACGGCGCCGCACCCAATGGCTTCAACATCTCGCGCCACATCATCTTCATGACAGACGGCGATATGAGCGCCTATGATGCAGTCTACGGAGCCTATGGTTATCAGAAGCTGGACGCGCGCGTAGCCGCAGCCAGTACCGGTAACAGCGATCTGACCGCCATCCACAAACGGCGGCTGGAAATGCTTTGCAACGCGGTCAAGGGCAAGGGCATCACCATCTGGGTCGTCGGCTTCAAGGATCAACCGCCGACAGGCACCGCCGATTCGACGATGCTCGACACCGAGTTGCAGACTTGCGCCAACAGCAGCAACCATTGGTTCATGGCCTATAAGCCGTCCACGCTGCGTCAGAAGTTCAAGGACATCGCCAAGAATATCGGCGGCTTGAGGCTGTCGCAATGATCGGTCGGATCGGCCGCTTCCTCGCTCGCCTGCGCGCTCATGCGCGCGGCGCGACGCTGCTGGAATTCGGGCTGGTCGCCGGGCCGCTGATCCTGACCATCATGGCGATCGGCGATCTGGGCTATCAGTCCTATCTGCGCGCGGTGACGCGTGGCGTGTTGGAAAAGGCGTCGCGCTCCGCATCGGTCGGGACGCTCAACAGTACCGACATCGACACCTATATCGAGGCGCAAATGGCCGCGATCAACTCCAAGAACGGCACCACCTCCACGATCAAGAAAAGCTATTATAACTTCTCACGCGTCGGCAAGCCGGAGAAGATCACCACCGACACCGCGCCATTGGGCAGTTATAATGCGGGCGACTGTTATGAGGACGCCAACGGCAATGGCGCCTATGACGCCGCGGGCGGATCGACCGGTCTCGGCAGCGCCGACGACATCGTCTATTATGAAGTCACCATATCGATGCCGCGCCTGTTCCCGATGGCGAAATTGCTGGGCTGGAGCGCGACCCAGTCCGCCACCGCCACCACCATCGTCCGCAACCAGCCCTGGGCGAACCAGGGCACGCCGACGATCCGATGCTCATGATGTCGGCACGCCCCCGCCTCACCGCCCTGATGCACCTGCTGCGCCGCGACGATCGCGGCCTGGCGCTCATCGAATTCGCCTTCTCGCTGCCGGTGCTGGTCATATTGTGCATGGCTGGCCTGGAATGCGCGAACCTGGCGCTGGCGCATATGCGCGTCAGCCAGGTCGCGATGCTGGTCGCCGACAATGCCGCGCGCGTGCGGACATCGATCGACGAAGCGGACATCAATGAGATCATGACCGGCGCCGACCTGTCGACCAACTCCTTGGGCCTGAAAGCCAATGGCCGGATATTCCTCTCCGACCTGGAGCCTAACGGAAAGACAGGTGCGAACGCCGGCCAATATATCCGCTGGCAGCGTTGCTGGGGCTCCGGCACCTTCACATCCAGCTATGGCGTGGCCGGTGATGGCGCCACAACGGCCAGCATGGCCAATGGCATGGGACCGGGCACGACGGCCGCGACGAAAGTGTCGGCCGCCAGCGGCACCGCGGTGATGTTCGTGGAGGTCGCCTATAATTATCAGCCGCTGATCACAAATTCGATCTTCGGCGCGAAAATCATCCGCTATACCAGCGCCTTCAACGTGCGCGAGCGAACCGACCAGGCGATCAAGAATGCCGGCAATCTCGCCACATCGGCCACCGCATCCTGTAGCTGATACAAAAAGGGCGGCCTTTCCAGCCGCCCTTCATTCTCATTTTTGATGCGTGCTTACTTGTAGCAGACCTTCTTGGCCGCCGCGACGACGCGGCTCGCGTCGATCAATGCGGCCTTTTCGAGGTTCGCGGCATAGGGCAGCGGCACGTCTTCGTTAGTGACGCGCAGGACCGGGGCGTCGAGATCGTCGAAGCCCTGCTCCATGACCACGGCAGCGATTTCCGACGCGATCGAGCAGGTCGGCCAGCCTTCTTCCACCACCACCAGGCGGTTGGTCTTCTTCAGGCTTTCCAGCACCGTCGCGGTGTCGAGCGGGCGCAGCGTCCGCAGGTCGATCACTTCGGCGTCGATGCCCTCACCCGCCAGCGTTTCCGCCGCGTCCAGCGCCAGCCCCACGCCGATCGAATAGCTGACCAGCGTCACATCCTTGCCCGGACGCATGATCCGCGCCTTGCCGATCGGCAGGACATAATCGTCCAGCTTGGGCACGTCGAAGCTGCGGCCGTAGAGAAGTTCATTTTCCAGGAACACGACCGGGTCGGTCGAGCGGATCGCGGCTTTCAGCAGGCCCTTCGCGTCGGCGGCATCATAAGGTGCGATGACGATCAGGCCGGGGACGGCGGCATACCAGGGACCGTAATTCTGGCTGTGCTGTGCGCCGACGCGGCTCGCCGCGCCGTTGGGACCGCGGAACACGATCGGGCAGCGCATCTGGCCGCCGGACATGTAATTGGTCTTGGCGGCCGAGTTGATGATGTGGTCGATCGCCTGCATGGCAAAGTTGAACGTCATGAACTCCACGATCGGGCGCAGGCCGCCCATCGCCGCACCCGCACCGATGCCGGCAAAGCCATATTCGGTGATCGGCGTGTCAATGACGCGCTTGTCGCCGAATTCGTCGAGCAGGCCCTGGGTCACCTTATAGGCGCCCTGATATTCCGCAACTTCCTCGCCCATCACGAAGACGCGCTCGTCCTTGCGCATCTCCTCGGCCATGGCGTCGCGCAGCGCTTCGCGCACGGTCGTCTTGACGAACTCGGTGCCTTCCGGAATGGCGGGGTCCTGGACCGACGCCTTGACGTCGCTAGCCAGCTTGGACGTGCCGCTTTCGGCCTTCTTGGGCGCTGACGCGGCTTCCGCCTTGGGCGCTTCGGCCTTGGGCGCCGGCGCGGCTTCTTCACCGCCCTCTCCCGCCATCTCGGCGATCACGGTGCCGACCTTCACGCCTTCGGTGCCTTCGGCGATCATGATCTTGCCGATCTTACCCTCGTCGACGGCTTCGAATTCCATCGTCGCCTTGTCGGTCTCGATCTCGGCGAGGATGTCGCCGGACTTGACCTCATCGCCTTCCTTCACCAGCCATTTGGCCAGCGTGCCCTCTTCCATCGTCGGCGAGAGCGCCGGCATCTTGATTACGATACCCATTAATATTGCTCCACCAGCACGTCGGTATAGAGTTCGGACAGTTCAGGCTCTGGCGAGGTTTCCGCGAAATCGGCCGCTTCGGCGACGGTCTTGCGGATATCCTGGTCGATCACCTTGATGTCGTCCTCGCTGACGCCGGCCTCGATCAGATATTTCTTCACGCCTTCGATCGGATCGGACTTGTCGCGCATCGCCTGCACTTCCTCGCGCGACCGGTATTTGGCCGGGTCGGACATGGAGTGGCCGCGATAGCGATAGGTCTTCATTTCCAGCAGGATCGGGCCATTGCCCTCCTGCACCCACTTCAGCGCCTCTTCGGTCGCGCCGCGCACCGCCAGCACATCCATGCCGTTGACCTGGAGGCCGGGGATGCGGAAGCTCTCGCCACGGCGATAGAGCTGGTCTTCCGCCGAAGAGCGATTGACGCTGGTCCCCATCGCGTACTGGTTGTTCTCGATCACGAAGATAATCGGCAGCTTCCACAGCTCGGCCATGTTGAACGATTCATAGACCTGGCCCTGGTTGGCCGCGCCGTCGCCGAAATAGGCGACGCACACACCGCCATCGCCATTATATTTATGCGCAAAGCCCAGCCCCGCGCCCAACGACACCTGCGCGCCGACAATGCCATGGCCGCCGAAGAATTTATGTTCGACGCTGAACATGTGCATCGAACCGCCCTTGCCGCGCGAAATGCCGGCTTCGCGGCCGGTCAGTTCGGCCATGATGACATTGGGGTCGATACCATAGGCAAGCATGTGGCCGTGATCGCGATAGCCGGTGATGACGCTGTCCTTGCCGGGCTTCAATGCCGACTGGATGCCCACCGCGACCGCTTCCTGACCGATATAGAGGTGGCAGAAGCCGCCGATCAGGCCCAGGCCGTACAATTGGCCGGCCTTTTCCTCGAAGCGGCGGATGAGGACCATCTGCCGATAAAATTCCAGCAGTTCGTCCTTGCTGGCCTTGTAATCGGTCGGGGTCTGGGGGCGAGGCCGGTTATGGTCCGCGCCGGCAGCGGGTGCAGCCGCCTTTGCCGTTGCGCGTGAAGGACGCGGCGTCGTTGGTTTCGCCAAGGCTCTTATCCTTTTGCGTGGGGGTAGGATGGAAGGAAGGCCGATATAGCGGCAGAGTTGCATATATTGCAACGGCGGACCCCGCGGAATCCGGGCAGAACCAATAGCTGCGGCCAAAAATTGATGACGCGGGGCGCATCTGCGAAGGTGGCCTCGCAAGGCTCGCAGCAAAATTACCGAGACGGCATTTTCAACGCAAAATCATTTCATGCGCCTGCGCAGGATGACCCGGCTCAGTTTAGTGGCACGACCACTTCGTCATGATGGATAACGCCCAATTGACGGCGGATCAGTTCGTCCGACAGGTCGGGATCGACGCGGCGCGGATTGAGCAGGTCGACCCGGTTGTGCAGTTCGGCCCGCGCCGCCTGTACATGCTTCAATTCCATTTTCGCCGCCTGCAACTGGCGCGAATAATCGCCCCAAGCGAGCACCCCGTTGGAACCCAGCACGACATAGCCCGCGAAGAACAGCAGCAGGAGCAGCGCGATCGCAGGGCCGATAGCCGACCAGAGAAGGAGACGAAGTTTCGCGATGTGCGCCATAAACCAGAAGAATCACAGGAAAAGGCCGACCGCAAGCGAAAAATGCGTCGCTTGCGGCCAGCCGAGTCTCCCGATGCTTAGCGGAAGATCGAACGTCCCGCATATACGGCGATATCGCCCAGTTCTTCCTCGATGCGGATGAGCTGGTTATATTTGGCGAGCCGGTCCGAACGGGCGAGCGAACCGGTCTTGATCTGCCCGCAATTGGTGGCGACGGCGAGGTCGGCGATGGTCGCGTCCTCCGTCTCGCCCGACCGGTGCGACATGACCGCGCTATAACGCGCGCGATGCGCCATATCGACGGCGGCCAGCGTTTCGGTCAGCGTGCCGATCTGGTTGACCTTGACCAGCAGCGAATTGGCCAGCCCCTTACCGATGCCCATCGCCAGGCGCTTGGGGTTGGTGACGAACAGGTCGTCGCCCACCAGTTGGACCTTGTCGCCGATCTTGTCGGTCAGCGCCTTC
Encoded proteins:
- a CDS encoding FtsB family cell division protein, which gives rise to MAHIAKLRLLLWSAIGPAIALLLLLFFAGYVVLGSNGVLAWGDYSRQLQAAKMELKHVQAARAELHNRVDLLNPRRVDPDLSDELIRRQLGVIHHDEVVVPLN
- a CDS encoding pyruvate dehydrogenase complex E1 component subunit beta, yielding MGIVIKMPALSPTMEEGTLAKWLVKEGDEVKSGDILAEIETDKATMEFEAVDEGKIGKIMIAEGTEGVKVGTVIAEMAGEGGEEAAPAPKAEAPKAEAASAPKKAESGTSKLASDVKASVQDPAIPEGTEFVKTTVREALRDAMAEEMRKDERVFVMGEEVAEYQGAYKVTQGLLDEFGDKRVIDTPITEYGFAGIGAGAAMGGLRPIVEFMTFNFAMQAIDHIINSAAKTNYMSGGQMRCPIVFRGPNGAASRVGAQHSQNYGPWYAAVPGLIVIAPYDAADAKGLLKAAIRSTDPVVFLENELLYGRSFDVPKLDDYVLPIGKARIMRPGKDVTLVSYSIGVGLALDAAETLAGEGIDAEVIDLRTLRPLDTATVLESLKKTNRLVVVEEGWPTCSIASEIAAVVMEQGFDDLDAPVLRVTNEDVPLPYAANLEKAALIDASRVVAAAKKVCYK
- the pdhA gene encoding pyruvate dehydrogenase (acetyl-transferring) E1 component subunit alpha, which codes for MAKPTTPRPSRATAKAAAPAAGADHNRPRPQTPTDYKASKDELLEFYRQMVLIRRFEEKAGQLYGLGLIGGFCHLYIGQEAVAVGIQSALKPGKDSVITGYRDHGHMLAYGIDPNVIMAELTGREAGISRGKGGSMHMFSVEHKFFGGHGIVGAQVSLGAGLGFAHKYNGDGGVCVAYFGDGAANQGQVYESFNMAELWKLPIIFVIENNQYAMGTSVNRSSAEDQLYRRGESFRIPGLQVNGMDVLAVRGATEEALKWVQEGNGPILLEMKTYRYRGHSMSDPAKYRSREEVQAMRDKSDPIEGVKKYLIEAGVSEDDIKVIDQDIRKTVAEAADFAETSPEPELSELYTDVLVEQY